The Diorhabda sublineata isolate icDioSubl1.1 chromosome 6, icDioSubl1.1, whole genome shotgun sequence genome includes a window with the following:
- the LOC130445356 gene encoding gastrula zinc finger protein XlCGF46.1-like codes for MSATVIKHEPCDVFELPNNVECGLSFAEVKCEGYNSNLKVQQTTFSGRDANNELKAESSYTDIENLDVIVPKLEEVEDHCLDLSVGVSEIISIKKEKSNYTFLNKQCNDAKFKKRKVRKQFHCPVCNKDIPSAIKRNEHVNSHFGKNVVACQFCGECFANKEDFLLHWIQYKTKNSIILVKNRQTLIKKPFQCEICLKQYVHKQSLSRHEVIHKLELPHQCTECFKGFPTKGQLEIHTVVHKGEKLYICEICLRGFSFKHHLKCHMLSHTGEKPHKCEICFKQFSIKSTLKRHMLCHTREKPYKCLICSNEFAQKAHLNSHMRCHTGEKPYKCEICFKSFRFAQTLKGHMRTHTGEKPYECSVCLKKFALNRDLQRHLLCHTGEKPYKCDDCPAKFAQRVNLKHHKLSHTGEKRFICTICSRRFATKRSLDNHARGHTGERPFKCEICLENFKTKATLDRHIRSHMQDKPHKCEFCLKRFVQIKYLQNHMSCHNKNKPFECGTCTKRFKQKGQLEDHLRSHIGVKPFSCFTCLRQYTWKKNLRYHLRTNPGH; via the exons ATGAGCGCTACAGTTATTAAACACGAACCATGTGATGTTTTTGAATTACCAAACAATGTAGAATGTGGTTTAAGTTTTGCCGAAGTCAAATGTGAAGGCTACAACAGTAATTTAAAAGTTCAACAAACAACATTCTCAGGACGCGATGCAAATAATGAACTGAAAGCTGAGTCTAGTTATACTGATATTGAAAATCTAGACGTAATTGTACCAAAACTTGAAGAAGTTGAAGATCATTGCTTAGACTTGTCCGTAGGTGTTAGTGAAATTATTAGTATCAAGAAAGAAAAGAGTAactatacatttttaaataaacaatgtaaTGATGCTAAATTTAAAAAGAGGAAAGTTAGAAAACAATTCCATTGTCCTGTTTGTAATAAAG ATATCCCATCTGCGATCAAAAGGAATGAACATGTAAATTCACATTTTGGCAAGAATGTTGTTGCTTGCCAATTTTGTGGAGAATGTTTCGCAAACAAAGAGGATTTTTTACTGCATTGGATccaatataaaacaaaaaatagtataatactAGTTAAAAATCGTCAAACTCtaataaaaaaaccatttcaaTGTGAAATATGTTTGAAACAATATGTCCATAAACAATCACTCAGTAGACATGAAGTTATACATAAATTAGAACTTCCACATCAATGTACAGAATGTTTTAAAGGTTTTCCAACTAAAGGTCAGCTTGAAATACATACGGTCGTACATAAAGGAGAGAAACTGTACATTTGTGAAATTTGTTTGAGAGGATTCAGTTTCAAACATCATCTGAAATGTCACATGCTTTCCCATACAGGTGAAAAACCTCACAAATGCGAAATTTGTTTCAAgcaattttccattaaatccACTCTGAAGAGACACATGCTTTGCCACACAAGAGAGAAACCTTACAAATGCTTAATATGTTCAAACGAATTCGCACAAAAAGCACATTTAAATAGCCACATGAGATGTCATACTGGAGAAAAACCctataaatgtgaaatttgcTTCAAATCATTCAGATTTGCACAAACATTAAAAGGTCATATGCGTACTCATACCGGCGAAAAACCCTACGAATGTAGCGTTTGCTTGAAGAAATTTGCATTAAATAGAGATCTACAACGACATTTGTTGTGCCACACAGGAGAAAAACCCTATAAATGTGACGATTGTCCTGCGAAATTCGCACAAAGAGTCAATTTGAAACACCACAAACTATCCCATACCGGGGAAAAACGATTCATATGCACTATTTGTTCCAGACGGTTTGCTACAAAAAGAAGTTTAGATAATCACGCTCGCGGTCATACCGGAGAAAGACCGTTCAAATGCGAAATctgtttggaaaattttaaaactaaagcGACTTTAGATCGTCACATTCGTTCGCATATGCAAGATAAACCGCACAAGTGCGAATTTTGTTTAAAACGATTTgtgcaaattaaatatttacaaaatcatATGTCAtgtcacaataaaaataaaccgTTCGAGTGCGGTACTTGTACAAAACGATTCAAACAAAAAGGGCAGTTAGAAGATCACCTAAGGTCTCATATAGGTGTAAAACCGTTTTCTTGTTTTACTTGCTTGAGACAGTATACTTGGAAGAAGAATTTGAGGTATCATTTACGTACCAATCCAGggcattga
- the LOC130445358 gene encoding UDP-glucosyltransferase 2-like: MRHVCSYVVILYVFSITETYKILGIFPICGQSHFTLGFRLMKELADRGHQVSFINCFPQEKPIKNLKDISVESIKSNLLKFYDMSSITQQQKFSFYRCYKGVSYFGNLLATGLLKNENIHKLVKSNETFDLVISENFYFEFMTFFAYKFGAPLIMISAGPVSFHSNYIFSNPAPSSYITNLFQFDTNSKMSLWERMENLYAEILGEFYMNFVQIPEQTGYLKQLVPDAPDLKKILYNTSLLLVASHLGVFGPVPLQQNVKEIGGYTIPQPQPLPKPIKDFLDNATEGAIIFSMGSMIKSSNFALDKKNIVLNAFSKIRQKVLWKFEEDLRDIPDNVQIFKWIPQSDVLNHPNVVAFISHGGLLGITESLYYGVPILGIPVFYDQGRNIALAAEIGYALKINYNDLEEEAFEWALNEILNNPKYRDVAKQRSAIMRDQPTKALDEAVFWCEYVVRHRGAFHVRSPAMDLKWYQLYQLDVFLLIFIIISTFILLINNLLKYFIKRMTVTNINDKKDK, from the exons ATGAGACACGTTTGTTCGTATGTTGTAATTTTGTACGTTTTTTCTATAACtgaaacatacaaaatattggGAATATTTCCAATATGTGGACAAAGTCATTTCACACTTGGATTCAGGTTAATGAAAGAATTAGCCGATCGAGGTCACCAAGTCAGTTTCATAAATTGTTTTCCTCAAGAAAAACCGATTAAAAACTTGAAAGATATTTCAGTGGAAAGCATAAAAAGTAACCTGCTCA AATTCTACGATATGTCATCGATAAcccaacaacaaaaattttcattctacCGATGTTATAAAGGAGTGAGTTATTTTGGAAATCTGTTGGCAACGGGTTTATTAAAAAACGAGAATATTCACAAACTAGTCAAATCTAACGAGACTTTTGATCTGGTGATAAGTGAAAATTTCTACTTCGAATTCATGACGTTTTTCGCTTATAAATTCGGCGCTCCTTTGATAATGATTTCAGCGGGTCCGGTCTCGTTTCATTctaattacatattttcgaaTCCAGCGCCGAGTTCTTACATCaccaatttatttcaattcgaTACAAATTCCAAAATGAGCCTATGGGAAAGAATGGAGAACTTGTATGCGGAAATTTTGGgagaattttatatgaattttgtaCAAATACCAGAACAAACCGGATACTTGAAACAACTGGTCCCCGATGCTCcggatttgaaaaaaatcttatataatACCAGTTTATTATTAGTAGCTTCTCATCTTGGTGTATTTGGACCGGTACCTTTACAACAAAATGTCAAAGAAATCGGTGGTTACACCATACCGCAACCACAACCGTTACCTAAGCCCATAAAAGACTTTTTGGATAACGCCACTGAAGGCGCCATAATATTTTCCATGGGATCAATgataaaaagttcaaatttcgcattggataaaaaaaatatcgtatTGAACGCGTTTTCGAAAATACGACAAAAAGTTTTATGGAAATTCGAAGAGGATCTCCGAGATATACCCGATAATGTGCAAATATTCAAGTGGATTCCACAATCTGATGTTCTAA ATCATCCTAACGTTGTTGCGTTTATATCACACGGTGGTTTATTGGGAATCACCGAAAGTCTTTATTACGGAGTTCCGATTTTGGGAATACCCGTGTTTTACGATCAAGGAAGAAATATTGCATTGGCTGCTGAAATAGGATACgcgttaaaaataaattataacgaTTTAGAAGAAGAAGCTTTCGAATGGGCcttgaatgaaatattaaataatccaAA atATAGAGACGTAGCTAAACAACGTTCGGCTATAATGCGAGACCAGCCTACGAAAGCATTGGATGAGGCAGTCTTTTGGTGCGAATACGTCGTTCGTCATAGAGGCGCTTTCCATGTAAGATCGCCCGCTATGGATCTCAAATGGTACCAATTGTATCAATTAGatgtatttttacttatatttattataatttcaacgtttattttattaataaataatttattgaaatattttatcaagaGAATGACTGTAACgaatattaatgataaaaaagataaataa